From SAR202 cluster bacterium, one genomic window encodes:
- a CDS encoding IS1595 family transposase: MGLSLLRSPRPSQGEWVLGPPMPRDQLRPLTAMRRPRRAPTRLRRLRPRLHVSRRAQGTKRGRGTTKQAVFGILARGGQVWAEVVPNVEAKTLLPLLHQQVAVGSVDCSDTFTSYTGLAAGGYVHRLVDHSQSFSDRQGGHVNGLEGFWGYLERRLAAKGGVRQEGLPLYLAEHVWRYNHRHLSRK; encoded by the coding sequence ATGGGCCTGTCGCTCCTACGTTCGCCGCGTCCCTCTCAAGGTGAGTGGGTTTTAGGCCCGCCTATGCCACGAGACCAGCTTCGGCCTTTGACGGCGATGCGCCGTCCGCGGCGAGCGCCAACTCGATTGCGTCGGCTACGACCGCGACTTCATGTCTCCAGGCGGGCCCAGGGCACCAAGCGAGGCCGAGGGACCACCAAACAGGCCGTCTTCGGCATCCTGGCCCGTGGGGGTCAGGTGTGGGCGGAGGTGGTGCCCAACGTGGAGGCGAAGACCTTGTTGCCCCTGCTCCACCAGCAGGTCGCCGTTGGTTCGGTGGACTGCTCGGATACCTTCACCAGCTACACGGGGCTGGCGGCAGGAGGTTATGTCCATCGGCTGGTGGACCACAGCCAGAGCTTCAGCGATCGGCAGGGCGGTCACGTCAACGGCCTGGAGGGCTTCTGGGGCTACCTGGAGCGCCGCCTGGCAGCCAAGGGGGGCGTCCGGCAGGAAGGACTGCCCCTCTACTTGGCCGAGCATGTCTGGCGTTACAACCACCGCCATCTCTCCCGAAAATAA